CCGGTGATCGCGGTGAATCCTTCGCCGAGCTCGAGCGTGACGTCTTCGACGATCGCGAGGTTCTTGATCGACAGGTCGCGCAGCACGGAAGGATTCTACCGGCCGAGCGCGACCAATGCCCCTCGCTTGCGCCGGTTCCCATGGTGGGGGGCCTTTTCGGTAGCCGAGTTAAGCGGCGCGAAGCGTCCGCTTCAACTCGGCGGTCGGCAAACGACTCCGCTTCCGCTTCAAGGATGCCCTTTCTTCTGGGCGATCTTCCGGGCGGGCACGCCGCCGAAGATCTCGAAGTCCGGGATGTCCTTGTTGGCCACGCCGTGCGAGCCGAGCATCGCGTCGTGTCCGATCTTCACGTCCGAGAACACGGTCGAGTGGTAGGTGATCCTGGTGTTGTCGCCGATGATCGTCCGGCCGAGCGACACGTCGTTGATGTCTTCGACCGCGTGCGCGTGGGAATAGACGTTCGCGAAGTCGGAGATCGACACGTTGTTGCCGACGACGACCTCGCCGCGGTCGTCGATCAGCACGTTGCGGTGGATCGTCACGTCGTCGCCGACCGACAGGTTGTAGCCGAACGAGAACTCGCACTCGTGGAAGATCCGCACGTTCTTCCCGCATCGGCGGAAGACGCGCCGCGCGAGCATCGCGCGCATCCGCGTCCCGAGCAGCACGTTGCGCCCGACGGGGGAATGGTCGAACATCTGCCAGAACCAGAGGAGCGGCTTGACGGGGGCCCATTTCGCCGGGTCGAGCTCCCGGTAGTACTCCGCCTCGAGCGTCGCGTTGCGCGGGTCGAACGAGGCGGCGACCGCCTGCGCAGCGAGCGAATTCCCGCCTCCGGAGGCGCCGTAGAGCTCCCGGAGGGTGTCGCGCACCGTCTCGTTCCGGTCGAGCGCGGGGTCGTCGAGCCGCTCCGCGAGCTCGTCGACGAAACGGGGAAACAGGCTCTCGGCGAGCTCGCCGGCCCGAATCGTGCGGAGCGTCATGAGGCCGCGGATTCTGTGCGATCGGCGCCGCCGAGTCAATTCCACCGCCGCCCGGGGCGGCGCTCCGCGCGGACCGCGCCGTCTCGCCGGCCGGGCTCGGCGGCCCCGTCGAAAAAGCGTAAAATCCCCACCGGCCGGGGGTCCCCGATGCAATTTGCGAAATACCACGCCCTCGGGAACGACTATCTCGTTCTCGCCTCGTCGCATTTCGACCGCGAGCTCGGCCGCGAAGAGGTCCGCCGCGTCTGCCGGCCGCACACCGGCGTCGGGGCCGACGGCATCCTCTGGGCCACGATCGAGCCCGAGAAACGGCGCTACGCGGTGCGGATCTTCAATCCGGACGGAAGCGAGGCGGAGATCAGCGGCAACGGCGTCCGCATCTTCGCGCGTTTCCTTTGGGACAGCGGCTACATCAACGACGAACCGGTCGAGATCGAGACGGCGGCCGGCGTCTCCCGCGCCGCGGTCGAGTCGCGCGGCGCCCGCGTTTCGCTCGACCTCGGCCGCCCGAGCTTCTCGAGCGCCGACATCCCGGTGGCCGGCCCGCTCCGGGACGTGGTCGACGAGGAGATCCGCGCCGGCGACCGGACGTATCGGTTCACGGGCGTGACCGTCGGCAACCCGCACTGCGTCATCGTGCTTCCGCGGATCTCCGCGGACGAAGCCTGCCTCTCCGGACCGCTCATCGAGATCGACCCGCGCTTCCCGGCGCGAACGAACGTCCAGTTCGTCCAGGTGATCGACCGGGACAACATCCGGATGGAGATCTGGGAGCGCGGAGCCGGGTACACGCTCTCCTCGGGGACCAGCACCGCCGCGGCGGCCGCCGCGGTCCACCGGCTGGGCCTCGCCGGGCCGGTTCTCGATGTCGAGATGCCGGGCGGGCGTCTCCACGCGGAGATCGGCGCCGACGGCGGCGTCTCGATCGCCGGTTCGGTGGTGAAGATCTGTCAGGGGACGCTCGCGGCCGAGCTCCTCCTCCAGCGGGATTGACCGCGAACACCCTCGAACCGGAAGACGAAGAAACGGCGGGACTCTGCGCCGGCTGCCGCCACGCGACGCGGCTCGTCTCCGCTCGTGGCTCGCGGTTCTGGCGCTGCGACCGGTCGTTCTCCGATCCGCGGTTCGCCCGGTTCCCGCGGCTCCCCGTCCTCGGCTGCGAAGGATGGGAAGGAAGTCCGGCAGGCGGACCTGCGGTAGATTGACGGGATGAAGAAAAGCATCCGGAGGGCCTTCCTCGTTCCGTTCCTCCTCGCCCCGGCGGCCTTCGCCGCCGAGCCGCCGGCGGCCGTCCCGGTTCCCGCCGCCGAGGAGGTGCGGCGAATCGACGCCGATCTCGTCGCCTGCGGCACGCGCCAGTCCCTCTCGTCGTGGACCGACCCGAAACGCGGGATCGGCTGCGCGCGCGACCGCATCTCCGCGTTCCTCCGCGCCGCGGCTCCGGCGGCCGGAAGGGTGGTCATCGACCCTTTCGAGGCGTCCAACGAGAGGACGCACGGGCCCGCCGCCCTCCAGAACGTCTATCTCGTCGTCGACGGAACGGACCCGGCGCGAAGGAAGACCGCCATTCTCGTCTCGGGCCACTTCGACTCGATCTGCTCGGACTTCATGAGCGCGGACTGCGACGCTCCGGGCGCCGACGACGACGCGTCCGGGACGACCGTCTCGCTCGAGTCCGCGCGGCTCGTCGCGAGGCGTCCCCACCGCGCGACGGTCGTCTTCGCGGCCGTATCCGGAGAGGAGCAGGGGCTTTTCGGGGGCAAGCGTCTCCTCGAGTGGGCGCGCGCGCAGGGATACGAAGTCGGCGCGATGCTCAACAACGACATCGTCGGCGCGACCAATGGCTCCTCCGACCGCCGGCCGCGGGTCTTCTGCGACACCGACGCGTTCACGCCGTCGCGCGAGCTCGGGATGTGGATCGACGAGTTCGTCGGGGGCGTGCGCCCCGTCTTCCGGAAGGACCGGTTCGGCCGCGGCGGCGATCACCTTCCGTTCGTGGGGGCGGGTCTCCCCGCCGTCCGCTTCACCGAGCCGAAGGAGGACTACCGGCACCAGCACCAGACCGTGCGCACGGAAAACGGCGTCGAGTACGGCGATCTCCAGAAGTTCATGGATTTCGATTTCCTCGCCTCGGTCGCGCAGAAGAACGCCGAGTCGATCGACCGCCTCGCCGACTCCCCCGCGCCGCCTTCGGAGGCGACCGTGGAGGGAGCGGTGGCGCCCCGCGCGACGCTCAGCTTCTCCGCGCCCGACGACCCCGAAAGGAAGGGGTTCGAGATCCTCGCGCGCGACACGACCGAGCCGTACTGGAAGGTCCTGCGCGAAGCGCCGTCCCCGGGAAGCTACGAGCTCCCGCTTCCGATCGACAACGACTTCTTTGCGGTGCGCGCCGTCGGGAAGAACGGAATCCGCTCGATCGCCGTGGACGCGAAGCCCGTCGTCCGCAAGAAGAAATGAGCCGCGACCGCAGCGCCTCCAGGCGCCGGTCGAATCCGAAGCAGACGGACGGCGATCCGCCGCGTCAAGGGGCCTCTTCGCCCGGCTTCTCCGGGTAAGACACCTCCTCGTGGCGCCGTGTGGAGTTGTCGATGTGCTGGGGCACCTCGACGATCGTGCGGGTGACGTTCGGATCGCAGTCGGGAGAAGCGTCCCAGTCGCACTCGTAGGTGTAGACGTTCACTTCGCCGCGCTTCTCGAAGCTCACGATCGTCTGGTAGTGGTCGCAGTTGCCGCACTTGACCGACATCATGAAGACGTCGACGACGTGGGTCTCGCGGGGCTCTTCGGGTTCTCCCATTTCCGAATTATGCCCGATTCGCGGGCCGGTCGCCGCAGTAGACTGCGCCCGACGAAAGGAGCCCGTATGAAGAAGCTTCTGATCGCGGCGGCCGCGGTCGCGGCGGCGGCGGCTCTCGGCGCCGCGGAAACCGAAAAGACCATTCCGATGCCGAAGCGGGACCAGGTCG
This portion of the Thermoanaerobaculia bacterium genome encodes:
- a CDS encoding acyltransferase; translation: MTLRTIRAGELAESLFPRFVDELAERLDDPALDRNETVRDTLRELYGASGGGNSLAAQAVAASFDPRNATLEAEYYRELDPAKWAPVKPLLWFWQMFDHSPVGRNVLLGTRMRAMLARRVFRRCGKNVRIFHECEFSFGYNLSVGDDVTIHRNVLIDDRGEVVVGNNVSISDFANVYSHAHAVEDINDVSLGRTIIGDNTRITYHSTVFSDVKIGHDAMLGSHGVANKDIPDFEIFGGVPARKIAQKKGHP
- the dapF gene encoding diaminopimelate epimerase, with the translated sequence MQFAKYHALGNDYLVLASSHFDRELGREEVRRVCRPHTGVGADGILWATIEPEKRRYAVRIFNPDGSEAEISGNGVRIFARFLWDSGYINDEPVEIETAAGVSRAAVESRGARVSLDLGRPSFSSADIPVAGPLRDVVDEEIRAGDRTYRFTGVTVGNPHCVIVLPRISADEACLSGPLIEIDPRFPARTNVQFVQVIDRDNIRMEIWERGAGYTLSSGTSTAAAAAAVHRLGLAGPVLDVEMPGGRLHAEIGADGGVSIAGSVVKICQGTLAAELLLQRD
- a CDS encoding M28 family peptidase, which translates into the protein MKKSIRRAFLVPFLLAPAAFAAEPPAAVPVPAAEEVRRIDADLVACGTRQSLSSWTDPKRGIGCARDRISAFLRAAAPAAGRVVIDPFEASNERTHGPAALQNVYLVVDGTDPARRKTAILVSGHFDSICSDFMSADCDAPGADDDASGTTVSLESARLVARRPHRATVVFAAVSGEEQGLFGGKRLLEWARAQGYEVGAMLNNDIVGATNGSSDRRPRVFCDTDAFTPSRELGMWIDEFVGGVRPVFRKDRFGRGGDHLPFVGAGLPAVRFTEPKEDYRHQHQTVRTENGVEYGDLQKFMDFDFLASVAQKNAESIDRLADSPAPPSEATVEGAVAPRATLSFSAPDDPERKGFEILARDTTEPYWKVLREAPSPGSYELPLPIDNDFFAVRAVGKNGIRSIAVDAKPVVRKKK